One Archangium violaceum genomic window, TGGGACACGGGCAAGTTCCTCGGCCGCATCAAGGAAGCCCCCATCACGTACACCGTGGTGGGCAACATGAACGAGCACCAGCTCTCCATCAGCGAGTCCACCTTCACCGGACGCAAGGAGCTGGAGGGGCCCGCCGGCATCGTCGACTACGGCTCGCTCATCTACATCGCCCTGGAGCGCGCGAAGACGGCCCGTGAGGCCATCAAGGTCATGACCGACCTGGTCGCCGAGTATGGCTATGCCTCCACCGGCGAGTCCTTCTCCATCGCCGATCCCAAGGAGGCGTGGATCCTGGAGATGATTGGCAAGGGCGCGGGTCAGAAGGGCGCGGTGTGGGTGGCCCGCCGGCTGCCCGACGGGTACATCTCGGCGCACGCCAACCAGGCGCGCATCCGCCAGTTCCCGCTCAACGACGCGGACAACGCCCTCTACTCCAAGGACGTCATCTCCTTCGCGCGCGGGAAGGGCTGGTTCAAGGGCGCGGACAAGGACTTCAGCTTCGCGGACACCTACCACCCGCTCGACTTCGAGGGGACGCGCTTCGCCGAGGCACGCGTGTGGAGCATCCTCCGCCGAGCGGCGCCGTCGGCGAAGCTGGGCGCGGACTACGTGGATGGCTCGGCCCCCGACAAGCGCCTGCCCCTGTGGGTGAAGCCGGACCAGAAGCTGGCCGTGCAGGACGTGATGGGGCTGATGCGTGACCACTTCGAGGGCACGCCGCTGGACATGACGAAGGACGTGGGCGCCGGGCCGTATGCCGTGCCCTACCGCTGGCGCCCGATGACGTGGGAGGTGGACGGCAAGAAGTACCTCCACGAGCGCGCCATCTCCACGCAGCAGACGGGCTTCTCCTTCGTGGCGCAGATGCGCTCCTGGATGCCGGGCCCCATTGGCGGCGTGCTCTGGTTCGGCGTGGATGACACGTTCACCACCGTGTACACGCCCATGTACGCGGGCATCCGGACCGCCCCGAAGAATTTCGCCACGGGCGTGGCCAGCCGCGGCGAGTTCTCCTGGGACTCGTCCTTCTGGGTGTTCAACTGGGTGTCCAACCAGGCCTACGCGCGCTGGAGCGACATGATCGTCGACGTCCAGAAGGCGCAGGGCGAGCTGGAGGGCCAGTTCCTCGCCGACCAGGCCGACATCGAGAAGGCCGCGCTGGAGCTGTACAAGACCTCGCCCGAGCAGGCGCGCTCCTACCTCACCGAGTACTCGACGCGGCAGGGGGACAAGGTGCACGGCCGCTGGCGCAAGCTGGGCGAGCAGCTGCTCGTGAAGTACATCGACGGCAACGTACGCGACGAGATGGGCAAGGTGAACCATCCCAAGTACCCGGACTCCTGGTACCGGCACATCGTGCGGGACACGGGCTCGCGCCTGGCGCTCCCCGCCGAGCCGAAGCCCGCCGAGCCGAAGCCCGCCGAGGTGAAGCCGGGGCAGAAGGCCGAGCAGAAGCCCTCGGTCGCGCCGGCCCCGTGAGGCGGTGAAGGTCCCCGGGTGCGGAGTGGCTCCGCGCCTGGGGGGCAGGGGGCCAGGGAATCGTCAAACTCCTTGGCCCGTCGGGCGCGCCAGTCGAGACTCACGTCGGGGATGCGCATGTTTCTCCCGAGACGTTCCGAGTCCGCCATGGCACGAATCGACAGCGGTGCGGCCACGCACGTGGGCCGCCGGCCGAACAACGAGGACTCCTACTGTCAGAGGCCCGAGCTGGGCTTCTTCGCGGTCGCGGATGGCCTGGGAGGACACGAGGGCGGAGAGGTGGCCAGCCAGCTCGTGCTGAGCACGGTGGCCGACTTCCTGGCCGCTCAGGTGGACCCGGCTCAGTCCGCTCTGTCGACACCGGGCGAACCGGGCGGTGGACCCGAGAGCCTCATCGTCCAGGCCGTGCGCCAGGCCCACCAGGAGGTCCATGCTCGTCAGAGCGGCAGGCTGTCCATGATGGCCTCGACCCTCACCTCGGTCCTGCTACGGGACGGGGAGGCGGTGGTGTGCAACCTCGGGGACAGCCGCACCTTCCTGGCGCGGGGCGGCCTGTTGCGGCGGCTCACGAGGGATCACACCGTGCTCGCGGAGATGGAGGAGGCGGGGCTCGATACGAGCAACCCCTTCGCCGCGATGCACCGCAACTCGCTGACGGGCGCCGTGGGCATGGAGGCCAGTGTCGACCCCGAGTGCACCCGCGTGGCCTTGCAGCCAGGGGACGTGCTGGTGCTCGCCAGCGATGGCCTGTACGAGCCCGTGCCTCCGGACCTGATGGTCCGCTTGTTGGAGCAGGGGGGCTCGGCCCAGGAGATGGCGGAGCGGCTCGTCATCGAGGCCTACGCCCGTGGAGGCACCGACAACATCACGGGCGTGGTGGTCCGGGTGCTGGAGGCCGGCTAGGGCTGCTCCCTGGACAACGCGAGGCTGATGACGACCGACTTGGAGGTCGGCGTGCGGCTCTTCTCCGCGAAGCTGTCGAGCGGCACCAGGACGTTGGCCTCGGGGAAGTAGGTGGCCGCGCACCGGCGCGGAATGTCGTACGGCACCACCACGAACTTCAGCGCCACGCGCCGCTGGCCCTCGAAGTGGCTGGTGAGGTCCACCACCTGTCCGGCCTCCACGCCCAGCTCCTTCATGTCCTCGGTGTTGAGCATCACCACGCGCCGTCCGCTGCGGATGCCCCGGTAGCGGTCGTCCAGCCCGTACACCGTGGTGTTGTACTGGTCGTGCGTGCGAAGGGTCATCATCAGGAGCTGCCCCGGCTCGAGCTTCAGCCGTGACATCTCGTGCACCGTGAAGTGTCCCTTGCCGCTCTGCGTGGTGAAGCGGCCCTCGCGCGGCCCGTTGGGAAGGGAGAAGCCTCCCGGCTCGCGCACCCGCCGGTTGAAGTCCTCGAAGCCCGGAATCACCCGCGCGATGAGGTCGCGCACCCGGTCGTAGTCCTCCACCAGCCACTCCCACCGCACCTGGCTGCGCGACCCGAGCACCGCTCGCGCCAGCCTCGCCACGATGGCCGGCTCGCTGAGCAGGTGCTCGGAGGCCGGGGGCAGGGTGCCTCGTGAGGCGTGCACCACGCCCATCGAGTTCTCCACCGTGACGAACTGCGGCCCGCCCGCCTGCACGTCGCTCTCGGTGCGGCCGAGGCACGGCAGGATGAGCGCTCGCTTCCCGGTGATGAGGTGCGCCCGGTTCAGCTTGGTGGACACGTGCACGGTGAGCCGCGTGCGGCGCAGGGCCTCGGCGGTTCGCTCCGTGTCCGGCGTGGCCGACAGGAAGTTGCCTCCCATGGCGAAGAAGACCTTCACCCGGCCCTCGTACATCGCCTGGATGGTGCCCACCGTGTCCAGGCCGTGGTGGCGCGGCGGCTCGAAGCCCAGCTCGCGCGACAGGGCATCCAGGAACGCGGGCCGGGGGTTCTCCCAGATGCCCATCGTCCGGTCACCCTGCACGTTGCTGTGGCCGCGCACCGGGCACACGCCCGCTCCCGGCTTGCCGATGCTCCCGCGCAGCAGCGTCAGGTTGACGATCTCCTGGATGTTGCCCACGGCGTTGCGGTGCTGCGTCAGCCCCATGGCCCAGCACCAGATGATCTGCTCCGTGCCCGCGAGCCACTCCGCGGTGGTTTCGATGAGCTCGCGCGACACGCCGCTCTGCTCCACCACGTCGTCCCAGGACACGCGGGCCAGGTGCGTCGCGTAGGCCTCGAAGCCGAGCGTCCTGCCCTCCACGAAGTCCCGGGCCACCACCGTGCCCGGCTGTTTCGCCTCGCGCTCCAGCAGCGCCTTGCCCAGTCCCTGCAGCAGCGCCACGTCTCCGTTGATGCGCACCTGGAGGAACAGGTCCGCCAGCGGCGTGCCCGAGCCGAGGACTCCGCGCACCGCCTGCGGATGCTTGAAGCGTTGCAGGCCCGGCTCCGGCAGCGGGTTGATGCTGACGATGCGGCAGCCCCGGCGCTTCGCCGCCTCGAGCGCCGTCAGCATGCGCGGGTGGTTGGTGCCCGGGTTCTGCCCGATGACGACGATGACCTGGGCCTTGTCGAAGTCCTCCAGCGTCACCGTGCCCTTGCCGATGCCGATGGTCTCCAGCAGCGCCGTGCCGCTCGACTCGTGGCACATGTTCGAGCAGTCCGGCAGGTTGTTGGTGCCGAACTGCCGCACGAGGAGCTGGTAGAGGAAGGCCGCCTCGTTGCTCGTGCGCCCCGAGGTGTAGAAGCACGCCTCGTCCGGCGAGCCGAGCGCGTTGAGCTCCTCGGCGATGAGCGTGAAGGCCTCGTCCCAGGAGAGGGGCGTGTAGTGCGAGGCGCCCTCGCGCAGCACCATGGGGTGCGTGAGCCGGCCCTGCTTGCCCAGCCAGTGGTCCGTCTGCGCGGCCAGGTCCACCAGGCTCCACTGACGGAAGAACTCCGGCGTCACCCGCGCCGTGGTGGCCTCCTCCGCCACGGCCTTCGCGCCGTTCTCGCAGAACTCGAAGGCCGTGCGGTGCTTCGGATCCGGCCACGCGCAGCCCGGACAGTCGAAGCCGTGCGTCTGGTTCACCTTCAGCAGCGTCCGGGAGCCACGCACCGGCCCCATCTCGCTCCAGGCGTGCTTCATCGCGGACACCACTGCGGGCACACCTCCCGCGGACTTCGACGGAGCGCCCACACGCAGGGGCTCGGGAGAGGTGGGGGGCTGCGCGCTCGGGAGCGTCTCGGGCCGGGTGGGGGTGTCCTCGCCAGACTCCGCCGACTGCTCCTGCCGCCTTGCTTCCGCCATGGCTTCCTCCTGGCCCGGCTCGCGGAGGGGGCCGCGGTCGCCGGGGCCCGGGGAGTCTACCGCTCCGGCTCGCCGTCAGCCCTTCGGAAGCGACGCTCGCTCCCTTGCTCCTCTTATCGAGTGAACAAGGCCCGTGGGACAGCGGGACCTCGGAGCCCCGCTGCCTGTCGCCTCGTGGAGGTCAGGGGGCGCGGACGCCGTTGTGAGGGGGGCGGCGGACCGCTGGACGGCATGACCTCGGAGGTCATAGGGTGCGGCCCACTTCACGAGGTGGGTCGTGCCTCGCCGGGGAGACGGAATGGAGCTCGAGCCGCTGCACCGATGGGACCTGACACCGAAGCAGGCGGTGGCGCTGCAACGCGAGCTGCGGGAGCGCCTGGACCCACATCCGCCCGAGGGGCTGAAGGTGGAGCGGGTGGCGGGCGCGGACATCTCCATGAGTCGAGGGGATGTCTGGGCCTACGGTGGCATCGTGGTGCTGGACGCGGGGACGCTGGCGCCCGTGGCCCGGTCGAGCGCCGCGGTGCGGCTGACCTTCCCCTACGTGCCCGGGCTGCTGTCGTTCCGGGAGTTGCCGGTGCTGTCGGAGGCGTGGACTCGGCTGGAGGTGCGGCCGGACGTGCTCATCTTCGACGGCCAGGGAGTCGCCCACCCGAGGCGCTTCGGGCTGGCGTGCCACGGCGGGATGCTGTTCGGCGTGCCCTCCATCGGGTGCGCCAAGTCGCTGCTGGTGGGCCGGCACGGGCCGCTGGGAGAGGAGCGCGGCTCGGTGGCGGACATCCTCCACGACGGCGAGGTGGTGGGCCGGGCGGTGCGCACCCGCCGCAACGTGCTCCCCGTCTACGTGTCACCGGGGCACATGATGGATCTGCCCACGGCCGTCGAACTGGTGCTGCGCATGACGTCCCGCTACCGGGAGCCGGAGACGACGCGGCACGCGCACCGTTTGGTGAACGAGGTGCGCCGCTCGGCCCGGGGGGAGTTGTAGCGAGCCGGGGGCCCTCAATGGAGCAGGGCCTCGGCGCGCGCCTCGGTCATCAACACGGAGCGCACCTGCTGGGCGAGGATGGCGTTGAACCTGTCCGGCTCCTCGAAGGGCGGGGAGTGTCCGGAGTGCTCGAACCAGAGGAGTGTCTTGCTCGGCGCCTCGAGCTTCTCGAAGTAGCGCGCGGCGATCTCCGACGGTGTGACGTAGTCCTCGCGCCCGAGCAGGAACCACACGGGCACCTCCAGCCGGGGCACCTGCGCCTCCAGGTCCACCCCGGCCAGCTGCGGGTACACCAGGGGGAACGTCTCCTTGAGCCCGAGGAAGAGGTGCACCTTGTCGCGTAGCGAGTACTCGGGGGCCTTGAGGACCGAGAGGAGCATCTCGGGGGTGATGCTCCGGCGGCTGGCATGGCGGCTCGCGAGCGACATCAGCGTCATGTACCGCCGGGTCATGTCCGGGCCCGTGTAGGGGGGCGGGCCGATGCGTGCCAGCTTCGTGAGCGCCCGGGTGTCCCCATAGCGCATCGCCAGCTCGTGCGCGCGCAGGTGGCTGAGGGTGTCGTTCTCCAGGAAGTTCACCTGCTGGCCCGTGCCGATATAGGCGTGGAGCCGCTCGGGACGGCGCTGTGCGAGCAGCACCCCGAGGATGCTGCCCCACGAGTGGCCGACGAGGAACACCTTCTCCTGGGAGAAGCGGCTGGTCAGCAGCTCGAGCAACTCACTGGCATCGGAGACGAACTGGTCCAACGTGAGCGCGTCCCTGTCCTTCAGGGCGGCGTAGGACTTGGCGGCACCACGCTGGTCCCACTGCACCACGAGGAAGTGATCTTCCAGGGGCGCGTTGAAGTGGCGCACCCAGGGCAGCTCGGAGACGCCAGGGCCTCCTGGAAGGTAGACCAGCAGCGGGTTGTGGATGCTCCGCCCGCGGATCAGCACCCACTGGTCCACGCCTCCGAGCCGGACCTGCTCCAGCGAGGCGATCCCCTCGGGCCGGGGCCGTCCCCACTCGTCCCGAATGGGGGGCGTGGAGCCCTGGCTGGACCACAACCGGGCACCCAGGGCCACGAGGGGAACCCCTACTCCCGCCGCGGCGAGGATGCGTCGGGTCGAACGTTCCATGGCACTCCTCCTGGCCTCCAAAGCTAGTCATGGAGTGATGAATCCCAGCCCGCTGCTGGCTCGCACCTGGGGCAGGCGGGCTTCAGAGGGTGGGAATGCACGTCCAGGGCCGGCTCTCCGAGCGGCGGCCACAATGGCGGTGGGGACCGCACATATCGGGCCCGTTCGGGTCACAGGACTGACGGCAGCGGAAGACGTCGCAGACGAGCCCGTCCGGGCAGGGCGGCTTTTTTGCTCCGCAGAGGGTGAGGCACGACATCCAGACCGCGTCCGAACGGTTTGAAATGCCCTCGATATGGCACCGTTGTCCTTCCGGGCATGGTGTCAGGTGGCAGTTCTGCCCGTGGACCGCCGCGCATACCGAAACGTGCTCGCCGAAATCAACGCATTGCTGACCGTCCGGGCATGTGCGGCTTTTGCATGTGGGGAGGCAAGAGGCTCCATTGGGCCCGTTGCCGCAGAGAAATCCCCGCGGGCAAGAAGAGGGGTCGTCCATCGTGCAGGAGCGACCGCACCAGCCCTGGCAGAGCAACCCCTGCTCGCACCCTGTTTCTGGTGTGGAAGGCAGGAGCTCGCATTTTTCACCCTCTTTTCGAAGCCCCACCAGCGAGCAGATGCGAACAAGGGCTCTCTCGTCGTCTGTCAGCAGTGCGCGGCAGGCAAACCCCTCAGGGCAGTGCTGATCGTTCATGCAGGTGCTGGCGGTGCAGTAACGCTCTCCGCGCCTCGTGTTGTAGATGCAGCGCAAAGGCGGTTC contains:
- a CDS encoding dipeptidase, whose protein sequence is MTRPYSKFLPALAVSAGLVAPAALACTSMLVTRGASSDGSTFITYAADSHELYGELYYTPARRNPPGAMRDIIEWDTGKFLGRIKEAPITYTVVGNMNEHQLSISESTFTGRKELEGPAGIVDYGSLIYIALERAKTAREAIKVMTDLVAEYGYASTGESFSIADPKEAWILEMIGKGAGQKGAVWVARRLPDGYISAHANQARIRQFPLNDADNALYSKDVISFARGKGWFKGADKDFSFADTYHPLDFEGTRFAEARVWSILRRAAPSAKLGADYVDGSAPDKRLPLWVKPDQKLAVQDVMGLMRDHFEGTPLDMTKDVGAGPYAVPYRWRPMTWEVDGKKYLHERAISTQQTGFSFVAQMRSWMPGPIGGVLWFGVDDTFTTVYTPMYAGIRTAPKNFATGVASRGEFSWDSSFWVFNWVSNQAYARWSDMIVDVQKAQGELEGQFLADQADIEKAALELYKTSPEQARSYLTEYSTRQGDKVHGRWRKLGEQLLVKYIDGNVRDEMGKVNHPKYPDSWYRHIVRDTGSRLALPAEPKPAEPKPAEVKPGQKAEQKPSVAPAP
- a CDS encoding PP2C family protein-serine/threonine phosphatase, giving the protein MARIDSGAATHVGRRPNNEDSYCQRPELGFFAVADGLGGHEGGEVASQLVLSTVADFLAAQVDPAQSALSTPGEPGGGPESLIVQAVRQAHQEVHARQSGRLSMMASTLTSVLLRDGEAVVCNLGDSRTFLARGGLLRRLTRDHTVLAEMEEAGLDTSNPFAAMHRNSLTGAVGMEASVDPECTRVALQPGDVLVLASDGLYEPVPPDLMVRLLEQGGSAQEMAERLVIEAYARGGTDNITGVVVRVLEAG
- a CDS encoding FdhF/YdeP family oxidoreductase translates to MAEARRQEQSAESGEDTPTRPETLPSAQPPTSPEPLRVGAPSKSAGGVPAVVSAMKHAWSEMGPVRGSRTLLKVNQTHGFDCPGCAWPDPKHRTAFEFCENGAKAVAEEATTARVTPEFFRQWSLVDLAAQTDHWLGKQGRLTHPMVLREGASHYTPLSWDEAFTLIAEELNALGSPDEACFYTSGRTSNEAAFLYQLLVRQFGTNNLPDCSNMCHESSGTALLETIGIGKGTVTLEDFDKAQVIVVIGQNPGTNHPRMLTALEAAKRRGCRIVSINPLPEPGLQRFKHPQAVRGVLGSGTPLADLFLQVRINGDVALLQGLGKALLEREAKQPGTVVARDFVEGRTLGFEAYATHLARVSWDDVVEQSGVSRELIETTAEWLAGTEQIIWCWAMGLTQHRNAVGNIQEIVNLTLLRGSIGKPGAGVCPVRGHSNVQGDRTMGIWENPRPAFLDALSRELGFEPPRHHGLDTVGTIQAMYEGRVKVFFAMGGNFLSATPDTERTAEALRRTRLTVHVSTKLNRAHLITGKRALILPCLGRTESDVQAGGPQFVTVENSMGVVHASRGTLPPASEHLLSEPAIVARLARAVLGSRSQVRWEWLVEDYDRVRDLIARVIPGFEDFNRRVREPGGFSLPNGPREGRFTTQSGKGHFTVHEMSRLKLEPGQLLMMTLRTHDQYNTTVYGLDDRYRGIRSGRRVVMLNTEDMKELGVEAGQVVDLTSHFEGQRRVALKFVVVPYDIPRRCAATYFPEANVLVPLDSFAEKSRTPTSKSVVISLALSREQP
- a CDS encoding endonuclease V — its product is MELEPLHRWDLTPKQAVALQRELRERLDPHPPEGLKVERVAGADISMSRGDVWAYGGIVVLDAGTLAPVARSSAAVRLTFPYVPGLLSFRELPVLSEAWTRLEVRPDVLIFDGQGVAHPRRFGLACHGGMLFGVPSIGCAKSLLVGRHGPLGEERGSVADILHDGEVVGRAVRTRRNVLPVYVSPGHMMDLPTAVELVLRMTSRYREPETTRHAHRLVNEVRRSARGEL
- a CDS encoding alpha/beta fold hydrolase — its product is MERSTRRILAAAGVGVPLVALGARLWSSQGSTPPIRDEWGRPRPEGIASLEQVRLGGVDQWVLIRGRSIHNPLLVYLPGGPGVSELPWVRHFNAPLEDHFLVVQWDQRGAAKSYAALKDRDALTLDQFVSDASELLELLTSRFSQEKVFLVGHSWGSILGVLLAQRRPERLHAYIGTGQQVNFLENDTLSHLRAHELAMRYGDTRALTKLARIGPPPYTGPDMTRRYMTLMSLASRHASRRSITPEMLLSVLKAPEYSLRDKVHLFLGLKETFPLVYPQLAGVDLEAQVPRLEVPVWFLLGREDYVTPSEIAARYFEKLEAPSKTLLWFEHSGHSPPFEEPDRFNAILAQQVRSVLMTEARAEALLH